CCCCGTCTCCATCACaaagtatctcaagtttgaccaaaattatagagagaattacaaaaatttatgacatcaaataggtatactataaaaatataattaatgacgAATCTAACGATACTTAGTtggtataaaaaatattattattttattatataaatttagtcaaactggAGATGCTTTTATTtcattatataaatttagttaaacttgagatgctttgactgtTGAAGAAAGTTGGgataacttataatttaggatgagGACGGTACTATGGATATATTTTAAAGGGCTATACTCATTCACTTGTGAATACAGGAGGCCAAAATGTTATATTCCTTAGTTAAGAAAAACTACACAGGCAATATTCCTTAGTTTTAAAATAGTACTCAAACCTGCTTCTAATTTTATCGAGCGCCCGTCTCTGTTAATAGTTTTCAGAGATGGGCATCCTAAGGTGACTGGTTAAACAACTATTAATAGAGGAGGGACATCCTAAGGCATCTACCTCTGTTAATTCATCATGCCTGACTATGAAAATGACTATTAACAGAGGTGGGCGCTCTGCGTTGCTctttagaaattaattaacaGAGTTGGACATCTTAAGAGGCCCATCACTAGAAATAATCACTTCAAAAATTAATTGGTAACTTTTATATATGAAGTTGGatgaaaataaactttgtatCAAAATTATTATAGCCATCGACGATGCGATCTACAAATTTGTAGCGGAGAAGTTTTTGATTTGAAATTGTTTAGAGTCCCAAGATGTTTTAATTTCttggattttgaaatttaaaatttcaaattttcaaagaATTTTGGTTGTTAACATGGTCTACATCAAATCTATAGTTATCAatacaatctacaactttgtagttgcaAGGTTTTTGATTTGAAGTTGTTTAAGGTCCAAAATATGTGTTTCATGTTCATagatttttaaattcaaaatttagaatttccAAATGATCttgcaccctgttcgcttggtcgtatcagccatgcttattagCCATaatacagtgttttctctcacaacaaaacagcatcagccggcttataatccacagaaacgatcaagcgaacagggtgttgaATGTTCACAtggttaataccaaagttgtagtgacCGACCTGATCTACAAGTTTGTTGTTGATAAGTTTTTTATCTAAAAGTTTTTTAgagtttcattttttttaaattcacatattttgatatttaaatttttgaaattttcAAATAATCTTAGATGAAGACATGTCCTATACCAATGTTGTAGTGCTTGATAAGATTAAAAACTTTGTAGCTGAATGTTGGTTTATTTAAGTTCATTTAGTACTGCGGCTCACCTTGCTCCATCGCCCAGGGCTAGGATTATTTGTCGCCTTTATAGGATATTATCTTTATAGAGGCTTATCAACCACCTCTTGATAGTAGTGGTTGCAGTAGAATTTTCAACAGACATGTCACATTGAACTAAACCACCAGCTTGAAACTACGTACATAGGGAGGAAAACAACTTGTTTCGATAGTTACAGGAAGCTATATAAAACGTACAGTTTTCTAGTTTGAGGTGGTAAATCAAACAATAGTATTAGTTGCGAAAGGATATGTAGCCTAGTGGTTACAAGCAAGGTTTTCATTAttggaaataaaaatttatcgaaGGTCATGGATAAATAGGATAAGCAGCATATATCGGAAacatcggaccaaattcaaaaaaaaaattcaaactgttTTGAAATTTTttgtagaatttgacttgaaactattcctaagGTATGACTTGTTtacagataaaaacaagaataaaacattataaGTGTGGGACCATCGCGCGGCtgaatttgggttgtctgtgTGGGAGCAGGAAAGAAGAGAAAATTTTTGCCGATATCAAATTTTATCGGACCCGGTGGATAGAACGGAAATTTCGGAAATTTTTGTGAATTTCGGCTGATAAATAAAACCTTAGTTACAATAGCCTTAGTAGCACCTCAAGCCCTGAGTCCGACTCCCTGCGTCAGAGTGAATTTTTCAGGATTTAACGACGTTGTGCTTTAAGTGGTAGACGACGTTTTATTTTTACAGTGAGATGCCAgtatggtgacttcgtcaattttgAGGATTTATCGGCCTAATCTTCGAAGATGCTCATAGGGATAGGTTTTACATGCGTGCGTTCATTGAGGTGAGTGGGTGTGCGTTGTGAGTGTCTACATGTGTAAtcacaaaaagaaaaaaacaatagTATTAGTTAAGGAGGGTCTGGAGGACTTTTTTTCTGAGCACCCTGGCGGATGTCATGGCTCATGCCTGccagtttctttttctttctttttttcttttttttggtgaGATTGTCAGCTTCTGTTTCAGGCTGTCACTACCATCGGGGCCGGATTGGGAAATGGAAGCGGCGCAGTACAAGCAGAAACAAGAGAAGAGAACATATGAAGATTAATCTACTAGCCCGTGTTATCCTGCTGCCTTAAGGAAGTTATACGCTAATTTCTGTTCTATATATGTAAATGGATCCATCAATCCATACAAACTGCCCTACATCGTATATATAGCCATATCATATTTACCggcctcgttcgcttcgctgaaaaaatgagccgaaacagtgtttcggctgaaaaaacaagctctTCCTATAACAATCTGATCTCCTCCGATGCTCCTTTCCATTAATTTTGCTCATCGCCTGTTAAGTTCTTCCCATTCTCGTTATTCAGAACAAATGCTCCGAATCCTGCGGCTTCAACCTCTTCATCTTCATTTGCTCATCCTCAGCTTGCGTCGTCATGTACGGTTCGGATTCCGACTGCCATGTGATCGACGACGACGCGGCGGTGCCAAACGGTTCCAAGGCGGTTACCCTGCTGCTGCACCTGATCACGCTGGCCCTGGCGCTCACCTCGGCGGTCCTCATGGCCACCGCGAGCGAGTGCACCATCTACGGGCTCGACGGCGCCACGGCCACCACCGTCACCTTCAAGAACTACCAGCCCTTCGTGTAAGGACTACAGTACCACGTCGTTGCGTTTGACCTATACATATTCATGCGTTCTTGGAGTAGTTTTTGTTAATTTCTGTCATCTTCACCGGTTGCAGATACCTTGCAGGGTCCAACATCGCAGCGACGATCCTGGAGGTGGCCGCGATCTACGTGCAGGTCGGCAAGGGCGACGACGGCGAGGATGCGCCCATGATTCCCCGTGTCGTCCTGGTTGTCGTCGACGTCGCTGTGCAGATGCTGCTCTACTCGGCCACCGGCGCGGTGTTCGCGGCGGTGCGGTGATGGCCTACGGCCCGCAGATCAGCGCGtgcgccgacgccgccgccggcggcttcGGCGGCAGCGATGGTCTCCATGGCCGCCTGGTAGAGTTCGGCGTTGGAAGGCATGCCAGCCGGTTGGACAGCACAGTGTCCACGTCACGCGGCGACAGGTGGAGCACCGCCCTGGCGGAGTCACGGCAGTCGCGGTGCGAGTCAGCCTGGCGAAGTCGGGGGCCTGGCAGAGTCGCGAGCCTGGCGTCGCGGTgcggtcgcggtggtcgcggtcGCGGACGGAGGTCGCGCAAATAGGCGCGGCGCTTCCAGGCGGTCGGAGTCCCGGGACGGGGTGGCGGAGTCGCAACCTGGCGACCTGGCGGAGTAGCGGGGTCGTGGGACGACCTGGCGGATCACGGGATCGCGGTGTTTGGCGAGACGGAGTCGCAATGGCGCGATGTCCCCGACGCAGAGGCGCGATGATGAGCCGCGACGCAGAGGCGCGATGCGAGCGTCGGAGGTGGAGAACGTCGCGGGAGTCCGACGGTCTAGGGTGAGCGGAAGCAAAGGGATCGTGACCCTTCTGATACCATATTGGAGGATTAACTCAACTCAGTTTTCCATTAGTCTCCAGAGGTGTTTATATAGAAATACATGGGATATGAAAGAATAAAGGGAATATGAAAACAAAGAGTCTAACTAATCAGATACTTGATATTCTAACAAGAAACACTAGCAGAATGAAAGCATGCAACACCTGAATCACAAGCAGCTGTGGCAAGTCACTCCTGTGGCTTGGTAGAGAAGGGCAGGTTCAGGTGCTTGTAGCTCGTGAATCCGCCGTCAACCACAAGGTTGTGCCCGGACACGTACTTGGCGTCGTCAGAGGCCAGGTACACGGCGGCCCTCGCCACGTCCACCGCCTCGCACGTCGCGCCTTTCAGCTCGCCTAGACCCCTGATGATCGCCGCCACCTGCTCTTCGTCGGCGGCGCCGCCGAGCATAGTCGAGAATTGCTCGACCACCATCGGCGTCGGCACCGCGTGGGGCGATATGCAGTTGACCCGAACACCGTGGCGCGACAGCTCCGCCGCCGCGGCTTTTACCGCGCCAACGACGGCAAACTTGGACACCGAGTACGGGTACGTCCCCAGCCCGCCGAGGACGCCGCTGATGCTCGCCATGCAGAGGATGGAGCCGGCGCCGGCTGGGGCCATGACGCGCGTGGCGTGCTTGATCCCGGCCAGCGTGCCGCGCACGTTCACGGCCATGACGGCGTCGAGCTGCGCCAGGTCCAGTTCGGCTATCCTCGACGTGCCGGCCAACGAGCCGGCGACGCCGGCGCTGTTGAGCATGACGTCGAGCCGGCCATACCGCGTGACAGTGGATTCCACGGCTCCGGCGACGCTCTCATCGACGGTGACGTCGCAGTGGACGAAGTGGGCCTGAGGGCCGAGTTCCTCGGCGGTTTGAAGGCCCAGCTTGGAGTTGACGTCGGCGATGACCACGGCGGCGCCCTCCTGGATGAACTCACGGGCCGTCTCCTTCCCAAGCCCACTTGCTCCTCCTGTGATCAGCGCAATCTTGCCCACAAGCCTGCACATTTGTAAGTGCAAAATCCTTTTCGATGAGTGGTACATCAAATTCATCAAATAGCATATTTCAAAACGAATGGAAAAGCATGAGATTTCAAAGTTTGCTTATCTATGTGGATCAAGATGGAAATTGGAACTCTAGATATCTGAGACGAAAATATGAGaaataacaaaataaaaattgcGTGCCAGTACTGTGAAAAACTCGAAATCCAAGACGCATGTTTTTTCAACTCTTTTAATTACCTCCCCTTCGCTGGCGCCGGAGCCGGCGCCCCCGACACCTTaggctcgccgccggccatggaacGACTGTCCTCCTCTGAGGCCATTCTCGTAGCTGCTAGCTAGCTCCCAAAATCCAAGGGGAGCTACCAACAAGTCAACGCTGGGAGAGCTACCAGAAGGGTAGGGAGAGAATGGTTGCTCGCTTCTAAATGAAGGCAGTTGGAAGGGACCTGGAGTGTTAAACAAAATCGAGGAGCTGAGCCCTGACCCTGACATCAGCTCGAATAATGCAGATATGAACCGATTCGTTAGTTCTCACAACAGTTGACCTAATGGTTATACTAGCATTATTGCTAATGTGCACCACATATGCACGATTACATGGTGCCATTTGTGGTCAATAATGCTACTAACAGCATGTGCAGCACACATGCACGCTAGACAAGAGTGCATGATTGAGTAGATATCATGTGCATTGTGCTGGTCAATGCAAGTACCAGGCGCAAGGAGATGAAGATGGACTAGGATTATTTCATATGGATTGAGCACAGCGCGATCGGTGTGATTCTTATTGCGTGATCATTTGTTtctaagagcatcttcaagagttttCCGAAATCCACTCCTAATCATGTTTTTTAGCAAAATTAGAAAACTGTTCTCCAACAACTCTGTATCTTAACTCGCAATCTTTCCGTACTCAGGAAAATCAACTTAGTCATATCGAAATATACACACACGTATGGATCGACAAATCTGAATGTTAAAGGATGTGCGAAAACAATAATGAGTAGGACAGGGTTTTCAATGCAAATGTACCAGAGATAAAGAAAGTATAAAAACAATTAGGGTGATTTAGAAATAATCTAGGATTCCTGATGCTAAACTGTGTTCAATATTTTAGTAACCCAATTCATCCTCTCCACCTCATAGGCCAAGACATGAGTTCCTATAaaccaaaccaaaaaaaaaaggtaaGAAGCAAAAAGATGACCGACTACTCCACACCTTGAACCAAACACCCTAGCCTAAAGGTTcctctttttttttgcaaattacaCCCCTAAAGATTGTCGGGTCTTTTTTACTGAAACTAGAATGAAAATTTCTAAAATACTACCCTCAAGTATGTTCTATGTCCAGATAACCCCCCTAAACTATTGTTTAGTTCGTTTTACTCTTCTCAATTattttagttggtctaatttacACCTCAACAAGATTCGTCTTTTTTGTTTTTCCACATTCAAGTTGTTTTCTAGTTTCAAACTTTATGAGGGGATAGCTAGCACCATAATTtatgttttaaaaaaatatttcataaagttttatcATTACTTTGATATGTTATGACATATAATAATAAATTAACACTAGAAATAGAAAATTCTATTAAACATAATGATATAAAATGCATAATGTagttttaaaaaataatataatgttCACTATCACCCCATAAATTTAGAAACTGAAATTCAGTTTGTGCATAGAggataaaaaatataaattttgTTACGAGATAATTGGATTGACTGAAATAGTTAAGGGGAGTAAACCGAACCAATAGTTTATGGGTTATATGGACATAAGCGATACTCGGAGGtagtaatttggattttttctAAACCAGAATATCTATACCTTTATGTTTCACAAAATCACAACCCACAACTTCTCCGCAGAAAGAAAGCAGTAACTGCGAAGCCACATTCTTTTCTACTGAATCCATGCACTAGGTTTGGATCATTGCATGGGCTAAAAAGTCACTCACAACCCTTGTAAACCAAGATCACAACAACTCACACATTCTCTTCTTCCTCGAGGTTAGGTGCAGTTTTGTACAAAAGAAAAACACTACCAGAATGAAAGCACGCAACACCTCAATCACAAGCTGTGGCAACTGGCAAGTCACTCCTGTGGCTTGGTAGGGAAGGGCAGGTTCATGTGCTTGTAGCTCGTGAATCCGCCGTCAACCACAAGGTTGTGCCCAGACACGTACTTGGCGTCGTCGGAGGCAAGGTACACGGCGGCCCTGGCAATGTCTTCCGCCTCGCAGGTGGCGCCCTTGAGCTCCCCGAGCCCCCTGATCATGGCCGCCACCTGCGCCTCGTCGGCAGCTCCGCCCAGCATCGCCGAGAACTGTTCCACCACCATCGGCGTGGGCACCGCGTACGGCGAGATGCAGTTGACGCGGACGCCATGGCGCGACAGCTCGGCCGCGGCGGCCTTGACGATCCCGGCGATGGCGAACTTGGACACCGAGTACGGGTACGTCCCCAGCCCGCCGAGGATGCCGCTGATGCTCGCCATGCAGAGGATGGAGCCTCCGCCTCCACGGGCgcccgcgggcggcggcggcgcctgcagCATGACGCGCGCGGCGTGCTTGATCCCCGCCAGCGTCCCGCGCACGTTGACGGACATAACGGCATCGAACTGCGCGAAGTCGAGGCTGGCGATCTGGGACGTGCCGTGGGACAGCGGGCCCACGACGCCGGCGCTGTTGAGCATGACGTCCAGCCGGCCGTGACGCGCCACGGCGGCGTCCACTGCCGCGGCGACGCTGTCCTCGGCGGCGACGTCGCAGCGCAAGAAGTGGGCGTTTGGGCCCAGCTCGCCAGCCGTCTGGAGGCCCAGCTTGGAGTTGATGTCGGCGAGGATCACGGCCTGCGCGCCCTCTTGGATGAACTCCTGGGCCGCCGCCTTGCCGAGCCCACTAGCGCCTCCGGTGATTAGCGCAATCTTCCCTTCTAGCCTGTTGAAAATCAAGTGTTTGGTGGCAGAATTGATTGTGAATTCAATACGCGGGATTTGTAATTTACTAGTACGGTGCCATTATATAATTAGACATTGAAACTTAGCACTGGCTGAAAACTTAAAGGAGAATGACAAAATTCTGGTGAGCGTTGAGATTTGAACTAGTAACAAAAGCTAAGAAAATCATTAGGTGTTTCGGTAAAAAATCTGTTTGGTTCACCTATAAGCTATGAAAAAAACTATAAACTATTTAGTTGAAGCAACTATAAAAGCTATCCCTCTCTTAATCTTCATTAAAACAACTGTAGAGCGTCTCTGCATTTAGATCCACTTGGAAAAGGCTGAAAACTAAAACTCAAAAGCACTACCAAATGTGCCGTGAAAATTGTATTACGCAAAAGTAGTTGTGTATAAAAAAAAAGTAACTTCAGGTTGGACCCGTTTAGTCGGTGTTCTACTTTTTGGTAGTAAAAACACTTTCTAGAAAGTCAAACAGCCTATATAAGGGTAGTAGATTTAAATTATTTCTAACTTTATAATACATAACCtgcagaaaataaataaaaatacatggaaaaataggaaatcttgTATGCATGTTTTTCTTTACTTTATTTTTGAACAGATCAGTGTTGTTTTTAGGTTGACAAGTGCACAGACGTAAAAATAGTATGGAAACCTGCAATGACAGTGCACAGACAGACAATGTGAGAGTAAACAATTGGTGGGTTAGCAGACAAAACTCAGGAAACTCGGGCGCGTGGTTAACGGGAAGAAACTCGGCCTTGCCCTTTGGGAACAGCGGTGCAGTGTTCTTTGGAAGCTGCCGTGCTTCCAACTCACAAGCAGACGTACCCGCGGGCCCACACCACGCATCCTCTCCTCTAGCTGCCCGTCGCTCTCTCGTCTACGAGTACGAGTGGTACTGTAGCCTCTGCCCTCTGGCTGCCACTGGTGAGACGTGAGAGGCTGAGATCAATCACATGGCACAACAGTAACAgccgggcagcagcagcagcagctgctgcatgCATTAACACCTGCCTTCAGATGCAGTCCTGAAATCTAGTCTAATCTAATCTAACACCCTGGACTGGAGAGAGAGATCAGAGCGAGGTGTCATTATGCAAGGGATAACGCCAAAGTTTCTGCATCATTTATGCACGGCTCCACTCACTATTTGCAAATGCAAACTGCATGCAAAAGGATGGTGCTAAGCAAGTAGTAGTCATCGGAATGGATGTTTCCTCCTACCTTCCTTTGCTGGCTGCCGACGACGACATCCACCGCTCGCCGCCCGCCACCCCGCCGGCGGCCATCGTCGCCGGGGCTGCTCTTGTCCTGAAAAAGCCCCCAAAGATCAACGGAGAAAACATGCAAAAGGTAAATGAAATGAGACTCCAAAGGATAAAATTAAATATCAGAAACTGCATGTAGTGATATGTACGTACCTAGCTTCGGCGACAAGCCGGTGCATCATGATGCCGCCCTTTGCTTCACTTGTTGAGTTCTTGTTCTTCCTCGGCTAGCTCTTCTACAATTATTATACTCTACCTATCTATTccaaacggggggggggggggggggggggggggggggggggagggggggggggggggggggggggagagagacgGAAGGGAAGGGGGAGAGAGGTAGGATGGATGCTTGTTGTCGACTTCGCGTGTTATGCGAAAGGGTTGCTGCTGGGAGCCTCAGCTAGCTACTGCTGCCTTCTTTATATATATGGATGGAAACGAGCTGGAGAGATCTGTGAAGCCACACATCTCGTCGCTCTCTCTCCGGAGCTAAGTGCAACCCAACCACCGTTATTTATTAATCGGGCAGTTGTCTTGGtgctggtttggtgtaagagaaaaataatgttggtTGACTGGTTTAGGCGGGTTccaacaaacgaacagactgAATGTGTGGTCAATTTGGTGACCTAAGCAAATTCAATCCTATACTCCCTCTATACTAAAAAAAATAAAGTCATTTTGAtagcgacacggtctccaaagtattactttgacttcttatttttataaaaatatttgtcaaaaaataatatatgtatatttttatgaaaatattttttaagacaaatttatttatatggctttcacattttcaaactaaacaacttaaaagttatttatgatttatatttcttcaagtcttgtacaaattgattttattttttagtatggagcgAGTACTAGTTAATCCTTTTGTTCTGTTCATCTGCTTTGGCAGCAGCAGGAGAGGCTTTTAATAGGCAGCTACTCCTCTACTACTCTTTCCTCCGTCCAAAATACCATGATCTGTTCCAAATCATAGGttattttagtttcttttagGTACACATAGATTCTATTATACACTAGATATgtgatatatatagatatatatattaaaaattacGATATATCTAAAAATATCAAAACGACCTATAAATTAGAACATATAGTATAACTGAAGTCATTTTTTTACAATttaacaaaaaataaataaaaagatacCAATACTTAAATGAAGAATAAGTATTATTAAATTAACAATACaactatattttcataataagtaTATTAGGATATATGGATATTGTAAGGCTGTGCGAGACTGCGATGCGCAATGTGTGTGGACTGTACAAGGGTCTGTGTGTGGACTGTACAAGGGTTGTTGGACAGTATGTAGACCATTGAAATTTGAATTAGACCGAAAAGCAACCATacgaaccaaccaaccaaccaaccgaaCAGGCCGAATGCCCCTTGTCATTCTGTTGCTTTGACCAGCTGGTGAGATCAGCAGCGGCATTGGATCTACCACTATATACAAcagctaaggccccgtttagatgcaagccaaaaaccaaaaatttttaagattcctcgtcacatcaaatcttgcggcacatacatggagaattaaatgtaggtaaaaagaataactaattgcacagtttacctgtaattggcgagacgaatcttttaagcctaaatagtctataattagataatttttgccaaatacaaacgaacgtgctacagtagccaaaagccaaaaattttcggaactaaacgcggcctaatTATATATGCTCAGTACCATACGTCCATACATAAGTGCACTGTGCAGCATGGTGGTCGGTTTGAGCTAACCTGCAGCAGCACGAATTTAATGAATGGAGCGGCCAGGCCACCGCTGACATACAAAGACATATATATTGTACCTAATAACAAATAAAATAGAGCCCATAGATATTCCCCTCCGTTTTAAACATTTGTATATTTAACCATCGATTTCAAAAAATTATAGATTGGTCTTTGTATTAAATTTTTGAGATTCTACTTCTGTAAACTATTA
This sequence is a window from Miscanthus floridulus cultivar M001 chromosome 10, ASM1932011v1, whole genome shotgun sequence. Protein-coding genes within it:
- the LOC136488594 gene encoding momilactone A synthase-like → MASEEDSRSMAGGEPKVSGAPAPAPAKGRLVGKIALITGGASGLGKETAREFIQEGAAVVIADVNSKLGLQTAEELGPQAHFVHCDVTVDESVAGAVESTVTRYGRLDVMLNSAGVAGSLAGTSRIAELDLAQLDAVMAVNVRGTLAGIKHATRVMAPAGAGSILCMASISGVLGGLGTYPYSVSKFAVVGAVKAAAAELSRHGVRVNCISPHAVPTPMVVEQFSTMLGGAADEEQVAAIIRGLGELKGATCEAVDVARAAVYLASDDAKYVSGHNLVVDGGFTSYKHLNLPFSTKPQE
- the LOC136490180 gene encoding zerumbone synthase-like — protein: MMHRLVAEARTRAAPATMAAGGVAGGERWMSSSAASKGRLEGKIALITGGASGLGKAAAQEFIQEGAQAVILADINSKLGLQTAGELGPNAHFLRCDVAAEDSVAAAVDAAVARHGRLDVMLNSAGVVGPLSHGTSQIASLDFAQFDAVMSVNVRGTLAGIKHAARVMLQAPPPPAGARGGGGSILCMASISGILGGLGTYPYSVSKFAIAGIVKAAAAELSRHGVRVNCISPYAVPTPMVVEQFSAMLGGAADEAQVAAMIRGLGELKGATCEAEDIARAAVYLASDDAKYVSGHNLVVDGGFTSYKHMNLPFPTKPQE